The sequence below is a genomic window from Mugil cephalus isolate CIBA_MC_2020 chromosome 14, CIBA_Mcephalus_1.1, whole genome shotgun sequence.
CAGAGTCCGCTTGTAAAGGTGCTAGAGTTCACGTGTACAAGAAtacaagaatatttttttttatgcgtctTTTGCCCGGGTTTTCCACCTAAGGCGGGCGCTGGATTTATAGCAGTCGGAACAAATGACTGCGACCTTAGCCCAGAGCTAGCGGTACATTCATCTGACCTTTAGACGCCTTTTGTGTGGCATTCAACGGTCGAGCTAAGGTGCGAtgacatacacagacacaagcCACGCTCTGTGTTTACACTTATGTAAGTTTGTGTGTTAACGTGAGCAAAGTGGTACTGAAATGTCCTGACAGGAGCATCTGGAGATGACTGGCTCATCCCTACAAACCAGTTTTCAGGTATTCTTTTCACAGCGCATTCACACTCTCAAGGTATCTCGCAAAGTGAACTGACCAAAGAGGTATGTCGGATCAATTGTAGTGTTTATTTAGTGAGGTGtgttcagatgtgtgtgtgtgtgtgagagagagagagagagagagagagagaaaaaagcagaaagggagaaagaaaaatagagcGCAAATATTTTTCGAGAGTTTGCTCATGTGTCTCCTCGGGCCTGCTTCTATGATTCACATGTTGAGACAGATAAAAATGTTCCCTCCCTGCCTTGGCTCCCCTCTCGTGCTCTCTATCTCCGTCTCCTCATGTCAGTGTTCGGGCAGGAATGCTGAGAATGGGACCTTTACACGGTTTGTGAGCAAACATCAGGCACATCTGAATATTGGGTTTATTAGCCTTGAGAAGCTGTCGCCGGTCTGCCCACGTTTAGAGTTTCAGACTGGCTTTGTTTGTGGCCCATTTAGAGCAGCTAACGAAAGGAGTAACGTGGAGATCATCATGTGTCACTTTCTGCGGTTTGATGCTTACTGCAGTTGctataacaacaaacaaagcagcaatATTTGTTTGAATATCCGACCTGCCATTGTAGTGAGGTTGAAAAAGTCTGCTTTTTACATTGTGTTGCTTCATTCTGCAGTGACCTAGGGGTGAAGCGGGTGAATGACAAACCTTCAGGCTCTGTTTAATGACTATGCACTCCTGAGTCACCCTATTAGATCATGTTCACCTCAGGGTTGATTTGCTCTTGTTCACTGTCTCCCTCTGTGTTGATTCGATTGTCAACCGCTGTGACAATCGATTGATTTTTAAAGACTGTTGTCACAATGAACTCTTTGAAACATTCTTCAAGATTCCAGTTGTTGCGTGATTATTTAAAAGGGCAACATACAATAgctttttggttgttgttgttgtgttgccagaTAATGGTGGAAAACGTTTCTGAAGTTTACTCAGAAGAAGGCTGATGAGCTCAGGCAGTTGCATGTCTCCCAGTTTGTGGTTGTTGGCACGTGTCCTCAGGTGTACACTTCACTGCAGCCTCAGCACGATTCACCTGTTGACACATCAAGCACCGCGGTGCTGCAGAGGACGAGGTCAAaacgaacaacaacaacgcaAAACGGACTCAAGAAACTTGTGATTCTTCTATTTTCGAAACTGGGCTGGAGGAAAATGATTACGTGAAACCAGTGTGTGCGAATAACATGCCTCCCTGACCACCATGGAACGCGAAAGGGGAACAGCAACCCACAAAGGCACTTCCATGGCACAAAATGAGTAAGGAAACAGGATGTCGGCCATTTTTCCCTGGTGGATGAATCAccacacagcagcagtgtgttGTAAGTTGTCCGCAGGCAAATCCCGACCAGGCTGCTCGATGACTCACCAGGCTGCTGAGTAAACTGGGTTCTCCCGGTGATTGTAGGTTAGGACTTGGGCCCTTTGCTATCATCGCCAAGTTCTTAAGTGTACCTTAAGGTTCACAATAAACACGTCACACATGCTTGCAAAGCAGGTACGACCTCGCAAAACATCCACCCACCCTTCCACCCACCTAGGTTACAGGCACACACCCTCATCTTTTACTCAGATGGTCAGTCATCCATGGCTCTATGTAAGTAGACCACACATCCTCTTTTACCAACTCGCTGCAATGTGTGAAGGAACTGAGATCTATTGTCTGAGCTTTACCAAGTGTTAAGTCAACCTACTTTAAATACTTCAACAATTTAATGGCTGTTAACTCAAACCTGTTCCATCTTAGTACCCGGGATTACATTAAATACCAGTGACGGAGGTTCCCGTTGGTGGTTCGTAACATTTACCGGTTTTATGAGTTGGACTGAAGCCTGGGATATTTATTTGTCtagtttccttcctccttcGTCTAATGCCAACCAAAATCCTGTAAGTCATAATAACCTCTTATCTTTTGGAATAAAGTAAACAACATCAGTCCAAATAGTAATGGACAAACACTTATACAGTTAATCAAACACAATTAATTAGTTTGCAACTGACAAGTTATGTTTGCTATATGTGTTCATTTACTGTGGTGACAGAGTGCGTGCTGTACTTGAAACCAGGGCACGTTGGGACAATAAAGTGTATTGTAGCCCTCCGTACAATACCGTATCAAAATTggaataaaatttattttaaatgtaattatagCCAGCGTACTGTTTGTGATAGACTACTTTAAAGTTTATTcaattaacattttcatttggagGTTATTTTTCAGACACAATTTGAATTTTTACCTTTAAAGCTACAAAGATGCACTTTTGATGACAATGGCTGACTGTCGCCTGTTTTTTGGACTAACCAACCCCCCAACCCATGACCGGCTGCTGCCTATCTTCTGCACCTGTACAAAGGGAAATAAGTGTTCATACCAACAGCTGGGAGTAGTCTGTATTTGACGTTCATACCGAGCTGATCACGTctctgtgaaaatatttttagatgaagatggaaaaaaaagagcctcCTACTGCGGATGCCATTGATACTTCATTATTGTGTTTGTCTGGCCACCTGTTGGCATTGTGTGCGTGGActcataataaaaaatgtaaggTCTAGCACTCTGCAGCAGATTAACCTTAACTTCATTATCCCTTACTCATTCGAATGATCATACCTTCACAGAAAAGCTACGATTGTTTGAATGAGAAAGGAATAATGATTCAATGTTGGAACTTGATCTTACGGATTTTAAGATCAAGTCTTAACATTGAATCACTATCCAACAATCATACCTTCACAGAAAAGGTATGCAAAAATGTTCCTGTCAATAACTTAAGTTACTCGTCTCGGCATTGCTGACATGATTCTCATCATGCTCTTCTAAATCAAATTGCTTGCCGTGACTGGCAGATTTTCTTAATGAGGTCTAGGTAGCAGCATGAAGCATGACGCACCAGCATGACAAGTTTACTGAATGGAGCTTTGAAAGAACCTGTCTATACACCTCTTCACGTCTACCCCATGCCTCCATTTTCTCTCCTGTGGcttttttctctccgtcttcctccCATTGTTGGGTCTGTATCCTGCTGTTTTCCTTTGTCCTCACCTTTCCGTACACTTTTCTCATAAGCCAGATTGAATTTCATTTAATCGTTGGTGTTAGTTAACTCTTAATTCGTGCACTGTCAGactaacaataaaaaaaaaaacaacatttaatattttaagttgTTTCAGTGTACAGCTTTTTCTGCTCGACTGCAATTTCAGTCCATATCCACTTTTTAACGTCCGTCGTGATAACATGAAAAAGGTTATTGTTAGTCATACCGCGCTGGCTCCGACTCAGCAACAACAGTTGCTTTGTGTGAGTGGTTAAATGTAACCTGTTTGCTTGTGTATCCGGAAGGTGCTCTTCCTCTCAACCCCCTCCTCCATTTGAATTGTATGTATTGCGTATCATGTCCGGGGGAATGGTGAACCCAGACGTAAGCAGAAAGCAGACGTTACTCTTCgtgacctttttttcttttacctttctATCCAGGTTCAGATTCCTTTTTCACGTTTCCTCACCCCTGAaccttgacctttgacctcaccGCAACAATGCCACACCGATCTCAGAGCTCATCGATCGGTGAAAACCCCCTTGACCCAAACTACCTGCCCCCACATTACCGTGAGGAGTATCGTCTGGCTATTGACGCTCTTATAGAAAATGACGTACAGGTAACTCTTTCGTTTCCTATATTTTTATGTGcttctgaaatgtttaaaaatgcattaacacatttttgatCTACTAATCTCTACCACCAGGGCTACTATGAGTTCCTCCAGTCAGCAGATGTGGTTGGTTTCCTGGCACAGCCGGAAATTGAACTCATCAGGTCAACAATCCAAGTGCCCAACCAGACATCCGGCATCCCAGAGCTGACATATCATGAGGGAGTTAATGATGCTGATGGATCCTCTGACACCTACTGGCCTGTGCAGTCCGACTTGGCTGCCCCAGGGCTGGACCTGGGTTGGCCGCTGCCACAGCACAGCTTTGGTGGGCCGACGGAGGTCACCACTCTGGTGAACCCCTCCGACCCGGACATGCCAAGCATCAAGGAGCAGGCCAGGAGACTTATAAAGAGCGCACACCAAGTAAGTACAAGCAACGGATAGGAAACAGGTTGAAGGTATTCAACTTTTACCCTACAAAGACACTTCATATGTATTTGCTTGTATGTACATGCCATACAATGCATATTCTGCTTCAAAAGTGGATGGGTGAAAGCACTACGAAATGTAATGTATGCAAATACAAGTATCCTCTTGCTGTCTTATCAGTGTTCAAGTGTTATCTTTTTAGAGGGGAAAAAGGTGAGActattatgtgtgtgttggttatACTATCTCAGCGTTAGGTTAATCTAACTTTTTATCTGCTTCTGCCAACTTTGCAACCACTCCCTTTTCTCCAGTCAAGCCTTTGGCCTTtagctaaattaaaaatatgattaACTAGAGTGTCGATGCCAAATGTGACGAGCAGTCAAACCTGTTAGCGAGGCGTGTCTTTATCCTGCTCTTCTGTCTGGCTTCAGAGTACATGAATGTCGCTTTTACTCTTCTACTGTGCTAGGGGCGTAAAACTAATGTTTCAACATGGAGCGCAAATAGGTTGAAAGAGACAACAAATTGATAGTTCtatattatatttgttataGAAAGTTAAATGAGATTCACCTACATTGCATTACTGACATACTGTATAACTACTTAGGGTAGTTTAGTAAATAGATGTCATCTGTGTAATtgcatatgtgtttgttttaagacCGGGAATACTCAATCGTGAGGGATACAGACATAACGTCTCTTCAGCTGTTTGACACTGAcacttcattaaaatatttcaatcCAGTATGGTTTATCCTAGTATCTATGGAGTACCTCTAGACAATCCTATCTGAAGAAGCCTTGTACTCCTACATAATGCTCTTTGTCTTCTATTCCTGATACACACAATGAACTATTGCCAAAGTACCTTCAAATTATGTAAAAGTTCATGTGTTGAAATTTTGGGTAATAGCAAAGTGACAAAATATTCATAAAACTAGACAAACACAGACCAGGCCATATAACACAGAACAAACCCTGACTAATTTCCTTGTGTTTGCTCTTCTGCTCCAGGTTATTGCTGTAGTGATGGACATATTCAcagatgttgacattttttctGACCTCTTGGATGCAGCAGCACGTCATGTCCCTGTTTACATTTTACTGGATGAACAGGAGGTTCATCACTTTGTTTCCATGGTCAACAACTGCAAAGTCAACTTAGATTTCATTCCTGTGAGTGTGGATTGCCATTATATTTCTTCAAATGGCCTGTCCATTGGGTGACTATGCTGGGGAATCATACATTTACTGATGAAACATAACTTTCATTATGGTTTGTGCATATCTTTAACATGGTCAAAACTTTGCTTTTATAGATGATGCGTGTCAGGACTGTGGCGGGAATAACCTATTATTCCAGGACAGGGAAATCATTTAAGGGGCAAGTGAAGGATCGTTTCCTGTTGTCTGACTGCAGGGCTGTACTCAGCGGGAACTACAGGTGAGTGTTTTAGTTGTGTTCATTGCACCAACTGCACCAACATGCTGTTTTTTCTGCAAATGCAAATACCTTtattgttctattttattttcttccagttTCATGTGGTCCTATGAGAAGATCCATCGCTGCATTGCCCACCTCTTCCTCGGGGAGCTGGTTGCCACCTTTGATGAGGAGTTTCGTATACTCTTTGCCCAGTCAGAGCCTCTGGTCATTGACCCATCGAATGGAGCGCTTGCTATCTCTGACACCAGTAGCACTAGCAGCTACTTAAGCAGCCAGTTAGGTTTGAAGAGGACCCAGTCTTTGCGTAACCCCATGGGTTACCGATGGCAGCCTGAGAttccctctcccttcccctATGGAGACTCTGATCGCAACCCTGCACTTAATTTCCGAAGGAACGACCCGTTTCGGCACAGTCTTGAACCGGGGGTAGGAATAACGATTGGGAAGTATTCACAACAACAGTTTCGTATGCAGCAGTCGTACCTAGAGCAGGGACGGTCCATTGTGTCCAGGCAGATGGAAATGAGTGCCAGTGCCTTCAAAAGGCACAGCTATGCAGAAGGAACACAGGAACACTACTCATCTTCAAGGCAATACATGAAGCAAAGAGTCATGAACAATCTGGAGGAGACAGACTTCCAGAGGTAGTTAATCTTTTAATACCTGCTTTTTGAGATGCGCCATCTCATGtcattaaatgtgtctataCATGTCCTTTTACCTACCTTACATAATTGAATTCATAATCACACAAATAACATCTGCTGTATTTTCCTAACAGGGAGCAGATTCAAAGTAGCCAATACTATAGTGAAGGGCCTGGGCCGGATTCTGGCCATGGACACTACGACAGACTTCGAGGTCGTCCGCCACATCTCGCCATTGACCAGTATTCGGATTCAAGCTTTCGCTCAGATCAGGAGCCTCCACCTGGAACCTATGGCAGAGACTATTTTTCATCTGAGGACCTGACAGGACCAGATGGGCACCAGGCACCTCCAGTAGCTGGGCGGTATGGAGGAGGATCCTCCCATAAAAGACCAACCATAGGACATGCGTATGCCTGTCAGAGCTCACCGACACAGCCTCATCCACCAGAGAAAAAAGTGTATCACACACAGCCCGATCAAGAACTTGATCAAGATGACAGTGTAAAGCAAGGCCTTAGAAGCTGGAGAATCAACTCTTATCTTAGTGCTTATGAGGATGGTGGAGAAGAATGCCTTGGTCAACCAATGGGGCCTGATGCATTTGAGGAGACTCAACCACCTCTGCAACCAAATGAAAGTGCAGCTCAGCGCTATGGAAAGAAGGAGCCACCAGCTGTTCCCTCCAAGCCCAGACCAGATATCCTGAGACCACGCTATGGAAAGCCCAAATTACCTGACAGCAGTAATAAAGATTCTGCGCCAAACAAGGATCTGCTCCCTTCACTCGGTGGCTCGAAGACATCTCTactggaaggagagaaggaaaaggagagagacacagagaggggcACATCAAGGGAAGTGGGTATGGATTTGGAGGTGAAAGAGTCTGCAGATCTCTTGCTGTCCAAGCATGAATCGTTCCGCTCACGTATTAACCCAATGCTCCAGCGTAGCTCCCGTCTGCGCTCCTCTCTCATATTCTCATCTTCCAAGGCAGAAATACACAGCGGTAGCTTAGGGCTAAAACCAGCCACAGAGGTCGACGAGGAGTTAGACACACTACGCACTTCCTCGATTGTGGCCCAGATCCTAGAAAAGAGGAGATCACTGTCTCGTGAGCCATATGAGTGGCGAAAGAAAGCTgatgagaaagagaaggagaaagaacgggaggtgaaagagagaaaagagaaggagcaaCAAGACGAAAAGGAGAAACGACTGAAAGAGGAGATTAAACCACAGGAGGAACCTCAGAGAACTAACGAAGAAGTCAAAACAACATCAGCTGTTGACAACACTGCCACAACATCATCATCTCTCAACATGAATGATCCAGCCAGTCGACTGCAGTATTTTAAAGACCTGGCTGCCAAGAGGAAAGTCTCAAAAGTGGACACAGAGTCCTTGCTGAAGGCACCAGAGCCTGCTGAAAAAAAGCCAGATCTTACTGATAAACATATTGCTGACACTATGACTCAAAAGGCCACAACCGACTTCGTCAGTTCAGCAGAACCGGAACCAAAAAAGACAGACATCTCAGCAAAATTGGCAGAGCTCACTCGCAGGTCTTCATTTAGTTCATCAAAACCACCAATAATCTCTGCAAGGCCCCCTGCCGTGAAAACTTCAGAGACATTACAAGCTCATAAAGAGGAGAATGCATCAGATGGTctaaagaaagatttattcaAGTCTCTGAAGCCTATTCCTTCACCTAAGATCTTCAAGAGGGATCAGCTGAAGCTCAAAGGACTGAATCCACGACGCATCTCCTGTGGTGACGAGATTCTGACCACAGATGCCACAGATGCAGAGAAGAGTGAACTGAAAAAGAACCGCTCTCATAGCTCTAGCTCTTCAACTCTGTCACATGAAGACACTAAGGAAGGAAATCTCAAGATTATGGGATCTAATACATCCATCAACACACTTGGTGAGGGAAAGGGTGAAGGCAAGCCACTTGACTTCCTGAAGAAGCAGACTCAGAGGCTAAAAGGACTCCTGGGGCCCAaggataaagaaaagaaaacttcgGGAGAGGACAGGGGAATGAGCACGGTCATAGAGGTCGCTGACAATTCAAGCAAAAAACTCAGTTCATCAGCTAAAGACACAGGATCTACCGCTGCCGAACAAACCACAGCCAACCACAAGACGTCAACCGGGACATCAGTCACGTCCCGATACCAACCCCAGGGAAGCTCTGTTTTGTACAGCAGCAACCTACGAGATGACACCAAAGTCATCCTGGAGCAGATCTCCGCCAACAGCCAAAAGAATCGTCAGGAGCGAGAAGAGACTGGAGGGGACCAAGATGGTGACGCCGGAGACAAAGCGGGGGTTAAACAGAACTCCCTAAAGAAGAATCGATTTCTGCGAACACCGGACAACAACCAGGAGAGGGAAGGCCTGCTGAAGAGGATAGAAAGtctgaggaaggagaagaaggtcTACAGCCGCTTTGAGGTAGTCTGTCACTGCAAGGATGATGTTTGCAGCGTAGATGGGAAAGAGATATGAGCAAATAACCAAAATAGTAAATGTATGACTGGAATCAAGAGATATGTAAGAGATTACATATACCCCTAGAAGTATTCACTTAACTTATAGTAGGCAATATATagcaacaatttattttttttttaatcaagaaattgtcatttaaaatagtgttgtgtttaaaatttAGATCAAGAAATGTTTTTGAGACAGTGTTTATTCTATGTTTTCTGTATAGTGCCTGCATTATTACACAAACAATGTTTAGATAGTTAAAAAAGCATTGTTTATTCCCAAATCATTTATTCCTAAATGCTAGTGGAACTGTTAATTTTCATTGCTTTTATAGTAGTACAATTCTAGTAAATCATTATTTTAGACTATCACACAACTTAAAAGAGAAACTGTActgattaaatgattaaactgaatgaaatgaaagtggtATTATTCTAAGCTACTGAGAAAAATATCATGAACAGACATAATCAAAGATTTCACCATTATCCCTGTTGTTCTGTTAACAGATGGGGAATAACCTGGGATAACGTAAGGAAACTCCAACCGCCCCATGTGCCAACGAAACTATCACAGTACCTGTGGGCCCCAATGCTGGAGCCTCTCCTGGATTTTCACAGGACGTAATAAAACTTGAAAAGACTAAACataaaaatgctgaaaacaaaCTTAAGTCACTGAGGTTTGGAATGCGCTGGTTTGCCAAGACCTGGTACTACTTTGCCCTTACATGGTGACTGAGAGAAACGGGAGTGTCTCTACATGCATACTGGCTGCATGGGCTAATGTTTCACCAAACAGAAACAGGTAGGGTCATTTATCTATAACTGAGTTTTTATGAACGTGACTGAGGGAAGAAGACAAGAGATCGAAAGAGCACATTGCAAATGTATGCCTATCGAAAACATGGTGGCTTAAGACAGCATGTGTGtgatatgagtgtgtgtgtgtgtgtgtgtgtgtgtgtgtgtagctgggAATAGGTTAAAACTAAATGGGAGAAAGTGATCTAGTGGATTCACCGTGTGCCAATGACCCATAGAGGGTATTACTAAAGACCAATAAGCAGGGGTAAAGATATGTAGAAGAATGTGACTTGATTGTGAATGAAAAGACAGAATCAGAAGGTAGGAATATAAATGTGCAGCAGTAGAGTTTCAGTAGAAAGTATAGGCCGTAGTGAACTTTACCCCCTCAAGAGAGTGTTATGTACTTTTCCATTAAGGCGTGGATCCACTTCTCAGGGTTGAAGATGTCAAATAACCATTCATAGAGGGGACCAAGGCGCTTTTATGGTTAGAGGATtagagtttaaataaaacaagcatattagtctgtgttttatgaaatgtaaatacaagTGTAAAGTATTTCCAGTTGAGtcacagtgaaatgttttactgGCCTGTTCCTCTTTCTTAACGTATACATTCAGAGCCGTAGACATTACCTCTAAAAGAGGATAGGGACAGGTACATTATGCAGTACAGGAATAGTGCCATGCCTCCTTACATAACTCACTTAATGCCTGAGACCAACGCCCTGCGTAGGACTCCTAACTCTTTATTAAACCAAATACCTAGTCATATGATACAAATCCCACGATGCCTGAGAACTCAATTGGGCATCAAACCATTCACTGTGTCTTTGTACAATACGTCAGAGGATTAAATGATCTGTATGGACAATTCAGGGGTTACACTGTTTTCTATGCAGGATTAGACTGTACATATTTGTGTGCGAAGGGATTGTATGTTGATATTTTGAGTATCAATTAGATTATGACCACCCTTGCTGCACTACaagaatgtgttgtttttatttgtaattaataTGTGAGTATGTGGTTTtaactataaaaaataattggCATTAATTAGGGCAAATCAATTGCACAgggttgatgtgtttttcttgttgaaCCCTAAGAGAGTATTACATTATAAatgaaatactgtaaaaaaaaaaaagtcttttattAAATCTCTTTAAAACTGAATATGATTGTGTGCATTTTATGAGTGTGGGCCTTTTAAGACTTCAGTAAGATGAGAATAATGTCTCAacagttaaaacattttatcatttcgTATGCTGACACACATGCCATACATTAATAAGATGAACGTGGAACAGTACTTGACACTAACACTAGCAACTCGCAGAACACTTTCCAGCAACAGGCTGGATCTCAACAAGTAGCCGATGCCTCACAGAACAGGTGATATAAAGACATCAAAAAGTATGAGGATACAGTAGAGGGCTAAACCTTCTTTGGTGCaggttttgtttacatttgcagGATCCAGAAAACGTCGCACAACACAGAAGCtggatatttgagagtttttttccgtgacaaaaaaaaataatgataaaactgCATCTAGCTGAGAATAAAACAGTAGACTATTacctttatgtgtttttaaaagtacACCTGAGCATGTAGTTTTACT
It includes:
- the fam83hb gene encoding protein FAM83H, which gives rise to MPHRSQSSSIGENPLDPNYLPPHYREEYRLAIDALIENDVQGYYEFLQSADVVGFLAQPEIELIRSTIQVPNQTSGIPELTYHEGVNDADGSSDTYWPVQSDLAAPGLDLGWPLPQHSFGGPTEVTTLVNPSDPDMPSIKEQARRLIKSAHQVIAVVMDIFTDVDIFSDLLDAAARHVPVYILLDEQEVHHFVSMVNNCKVNLDFIPMMRVRTVAGITYYSRTGKSFKGQVKDRFLLSDCRAVLSGNYSFMWSYEKIHRCIAHLFLGELVATFDEEFRILFAQSEPLVIDPSNGALAISDTSSTSSYLSSQLGLKRTQSLRNPMGYRWQPEIPSPFPYGDSDRNPALNFRRNDPFRHSLEPGVGITIGKYSQQQFRMQQSYLEQGRSIVSRQMEMSASAFKRHSYAEGTQEHYSSSRQYMKQRVMNNLEETDFQREQIQSSQYYSEGPGPDSGHGHYDRLRGRPPHLAIDQYSDSSFRSDQEPPPGTYGRDYFSSEDLTGPDGHQAPPVAGRYGGGSSHKRPTIGHAYACQSSPTQPHPPEKKVYHTQPDQELDQDDSVKQGLRSWRINSYLSAYEDGGEECLGQPMGPDAFEETQPPLQPNESAAQRYGKKEPPAVPSKPRPDILRPRYGKPKLPDSSNKDSAPNKDLLPSLGGSKTSLLEGEKEKERDTERGTSREVGMDLEVKESADLLLSKHESFRSRINPMLQRSSRLRSSLIFSSSKAEIHSGSLGLKPATEVDEELDTLRTSSIVAQILEKRRSLSREPYEWRKKADEKEKEKEREVKERKEKEQQDEKEKRLKEEIKPQEEPQRTNEEVKTTSAVDNTATTSSSLNMNDPASRLQYFKDLAAKRKVSKVDTESLLKAPEPAEKKPDLTDKHIADTMTQKATTDFVSSAEPEPKKTDISAKLAELTRRSSFSSSKPPIISARPPAVKTSETLQAHKEENASDGLKKDLFKSLKPIPSPKIFKRDQLKLKGLNPRRISCGDEILTTDATDAEKSELKKNRSHSSSSSTLSHEDTKEGNLKIMGSNTSINTLGEGKGEGKPLDFLKKQTQRLKGLLGPKDKEKKTSGEDRGMSTVIEVADNSSKKLSSSAKDTGSTAAEQTTANHKTSTGTSVTSRYQPQGSSVLYSSNLRDDTKVILEQISANSQKNRQEREETGGDQDGDAGDKAGVKQNSLKKNRFLRTPDNNQEREGLLKRIESLRKEKKVYSRFEMGNNLG